The Papaver somniferum cultivar HN1 chromosome 3, ASM357369v1, whole genome shotgun sequence genome includes a region encoding these proteins:
- the LOC113357326 gene encoding piezo-type mechanosensitive ion channel homolog isoform X3: MDFIMSMRQSSFSEPLLPSRHTFFIRESRTGVRHTNVLLSGAVFRTFSINFFTYGFPVLLVALSFWSFNFTSICAFGLLAYIGYILYAFPSLFHLHRLNGLLLVFILLWAASTYVFNVAFTYLNKLGKDMEIWETVGFWHYPIPGFFLLAQFCLGFLVAMGNLVNNSVFLYLSDEERTPMVDDTVEEKEETKVLIVATVAWGLRKCSRAISLALILLLALKPGFIHAVYMVFFLMFLLRHTVSRKIRKSLILLCEIHFALLYILRLNIISNALERKGSLAKEILTQLGLLDVVTYWDYFQIAILLFFCAVHNHGSDLLFSFSSIVHYTPCPPVGFSILKAGLNRSVLLSVYASAAARQSQVNSSHERRIATYLTAIGQKFLSMYRSLGTYIAFLTILITVYLVTPNFISFGYFFFLLFWIIGRQLVEKTKRRLWYPLKLYAIVVLVFVYILSIFPRFQTWLSEWIDLYQDLGFNPKASLMKNVWESLAVVIVMQLYSYERRQSRYLAEDHGPLESGVLGFARRLLIWHCDKILYAAIFYASLSPISFFGFLYLLGLLICSLLPKASRVPSKLFLLYTGLLVITEYLYQMWGKQAEMFPGQKYAYLSIFLGFQSFSPGFWGREYGLRGKVLVIVACSLQYNVFRWLEKTPIALINRGKWEEPCQLFISTEDPIGRVSVSDDENKPQNISILPSEKGKSITRKNSLPNIGSSASSQGLSSLTSEAGASSDTRKNRRFRFMWGSFNESHKWNKKRIFALRSERFEMQITTMKVYLKFWMENMFNLFGLEVNMITLLLASFAVLNAVSMLYIASLAACILLERRVIRKFWPVFVFCFASVLTVEYLVIWTKQTPWIQQFPGEEKINCHECWRLTNQYFDYCRNCWLGIIIDDYRMLVSYYMVFMLACLKLRADHLVSLSGSHTYRQMMSQRKNASVWRDLSFETKGMWTFIDYLRLYCYCHLLDIVLALILITGTLEYDILHLGYLGFALVFFRLRLEILKKKNSIFKFLRIYNFSLIILTLIYQSPFLGGFNEGKCGTMDYIYEMVGFYKYDYGFRITSRSALVEIVIFMLVGLQSYMFASKEFDHVCRYLEAEQIGAIVREQEKKAAWKTEQLQHIRESEEQKRQRNSQVEKMKSEMLNLQLQLHNMNTTTNHGSPTLEVEGVRRRKNSPIPNVDTHTNMSDKEGDSVVRILNSKTNAEVDPLLPLELHGSPKIKSASQSPVDSPIHEITEMPEIVELNEKPAKNSFSDLARKEKESRQSKEHPLISAVQLIGDGVSQVQTLGNQAVSNLVTFLNISPEESDMNEQSSPDDDESQKTRFAHLDRAVSLHSDDGDRTMSEAVSRQIGRIFCYIWAKMRSNNDAVCYGCFILVFLWNFSLLSMVYLAALFLYALCVHTGPSYMFWVIMLIYTEIYILLQYLYQIIIQHCGVRITWSLLPGLGFPPAPITASFVISTLPLFLVYLFTLLQSSITAKDGELVSLTEYTIFKRRMFHAEEVLVNYSLKERAQRMISVVTSFMKMVTTSICRYWKSLTQGAESPPYFVQLTMDVNMWPEDGIQPERIESRINKLLSIVHGERCKEDNPNMCHSASRVRIQSIEKSQESPKLALAVFEVVYASSSEQCMPTERYMSLTPAADVAKEIAKAQQSGLVEEMGFPYPINSVVGGGKREVDLYAYVFGTDLAVFFLVMMFYQSVIKNNSEFLDVYQLEDQFPKEFVFILMVIFFLIVLDRIIYLCSFPTGKVVYYICSIILFTYSVTVYAWNMDPLHRRAGGLALRAIYLMKAASLVLQAIQIRYGIPHQSTLYQQFLTSDVSRLNYLGFRVYRVVPFLYELRCVLDWSCTTTSLTMYDWLKLEDIYSSLYLVKCDAKLNRANHQQGQKQTKMTKFCGGICLFFVLICVIWAPMLMYSSGNPTNIANPIKEAAVQIDIKTAGGRLTLYQTTLCEKFPWETLDASVVINLDPLAYLASYNVKDIQLICCQSDASSMWLLPPTVQSRFSQSLVLDMNIVFSWVFTRERPKGKEVVKYDSLPKLPPSPAAVQKVLNGTTNSFNMSLVYPRFFRLTGSGDVRVLEQVDPSSYVNGTAVLNNGSVPWWSFHDTDARDKRSCGGLTGAMAIIVSEETPQGILGETLSKFSIWSLYITFVLAVGRFIRLQCSDLRMRIPYENLPSCDRLIAICEDIYAARAEGELEVEEVLYWTLVKIYRSPHMLLEYTKLE; encoded by the exons ATGGATTTTATTATGTCCATGCGACAAAGTAGCTTCTCTGAGCCACTTCTTCCTTCAAGACACACATTTTTTATTCGTGAATCAAG AACTGGTGTGAGACACACCAATGTGTTATTGTCAGGAGCGGTATTCCGTACATTTAGTATCAACTTTTTCACATATGGTTTCCCG GTTTTGTTGGTTGCTCTTTCATTTTGGAGTTTCAATTTCACAAGTATATGTGCATTTGGGTTACTTGCGTATATTGGTTATATACTATATGCCTTTCCGTCCTTGTTCCACTTGCACCGGTTGAACGGTTTGCTTCTCGTCTTCATTCTTCTCTGGGCTGCTAGTACCTATGTCTTTAATGTGGCATTCACATACCTTAACAAGCTTGGAAAG GACATGGAAATTTGGGAAACTGTTGGTTTTTGGCATTATCCTATTCCAGGATTTTTTCTTCTTGCCCAATTTTGTCTAGGATTTCTTGTTGCCATGGGTAACTTGGTGAACAATTCAGTTTTCCTTTATTTGTCCGACGAGGAAAGGACACCTATGGTTGATGATACCGTGGAAG agaaggaggagacAAAAGTGTTGATTGTAGCCACAGTAGCTTGGGGTCTTCGCAAATGCTCTCGTGCTATATCTCTGGCTttgattcttcttcttgctctgaAACCGGGGTTCATACATGCTGTATATA tggttttctttttgatgtttcTGTTGAGGCACACTGTAAGCAGAAAAATACGCAAATCCTtgattcttctgtgcgagatccATTTTGCACTGTTATACATTCTCCGGCTTAATATCATCTCCAATGCTTTGGAGCGAAAGGGGTCACTGGCAAAGGAAATCTTGACGCAGTTAG GACTCCTAGATGTTGTTACATATTGGGATTACTTCCAGATAGCCATCCTTTTATTCTTCTGTGCAGTTCACAATCATGGGTCTGACTTGCTCTTCTCGTTCTCGTCAATCGTGCATTACACCCCATGTCCACCAGTTGGTTTTAGTATCTTGAAAGCTGGTTTGAATAGATCAGTTTTATTGTCTGTGTATGCCTCCGCAGCAGCCAGACAGAGCCAAGTCAACTCTTCACATG AGAGGAGGATAGCGACATATCTTACAGCAATTGGACAAAAGTTTCTGTCAATGTACCGCTCCTTGGGAACCTATATAGCTTTCCTGACGATTCTCATCACAGTCTACCTGgtaacacctaattttatatcatttggttactttttctttcttctcttctggATCATCGGGAGGCAACTCGTAGAGAAGACAAAACGACGGCTGTGGTATCCCTTGAAACTATATGCAATAGTGGTATTAGTATTCGTCTATATCTTGAGCATTTTCCCTAGATTTCAGACATGGTTGTCTGAGTGGATAGATCTTTATCAAGATTTGGGTTTTAATCCAAAAGCATCATTGATGAAAAATGTTTGGGAATCTTTAGCTGTTGTCATTGTGATGCAACTTTATAGCTATGAAAGGAGGCAAAGTAGGTACCTAGCCGAAGATCATGGTCCACTGGAAAGTGGAGTATTAGGGTTTGCAAGGCGACTCCTAATTTGGCACTGTGATAAGATTTTATATGCTGCCATATTCTATGCCTCTTTGTCCCCAATCAGTTTCTTTGGTTTCTTGTATCTACTTGGCCTTCTAATTTGTTCGCTTTTACCCAAAGCTTCTCGAGTACCATCCAAGCTATTTCTGTTATATACAGGACTTCTGGTGATAACCGAGTATCTTTATCAGATGTGGGGTAAACAGGCTGAGATGTTTCCTGGTCAAAAGTACGCATACCTATCCATTTTCCTAGGGTTCCAGTCATTCAGTCCTGGTTTTTGGGGCCGAGAATATGGATTGAGGGGAAAAGTTCTGGTCATTGTTGCATGTTCTCTTCAGTATAATGTATTCCGCTGGCTGGAGAAGACGCCGATTGCCCTTATAAATAGGGGGAAATGGGAAGAGCCTTGTCAGCTGTTTATCTCAACAGAGGACCCTATAGGTAGAGTATCTGTTTCCGATGatgaaaataaaccacaaaatatTTCTATTTTACCATCCGAAAAAGGAAAGAGCATCACAAGGAAGAACTCTTTACCAAATATAGGCTCTAGTGCTTCTTCTCAGGGATTAAGTTCTTTAACCTCTGAAGCTGGAGCCTCATCAGACACTAGGAAGAACAGGCGATTTAGATTCATGTGGGGTAGTTTTAATGAAAGCCACAAGTGgaacaaaaaacgaatttttgctTTGAGAAGTGAGAGATTTGAAATGCAGATTACAACCATGAAAGTTTATTTGAAGTTTTGGATGGAGAATATGTTCAATCTTTTTGGCCTTGAAGTGAACATGATCACCTTACTTCTTGCGAGCTTTGCGGTTTTGAATGCGGTCTCTATGCTTTATATTGCATCCCTTGCTGCTTGTATACTTCTTGAACGCCGCGTAATTCGAAAATTCTGGCCTGTATTTGTATTCTGTTTTGCTTCTGTTCTAACTGTAGAGTACTTAGTCATATGGACGAAGCAGACACCTTGGATACAACAATTCCCTggtgaagaaaaaataaattgcCACGAGTGTTGGAGACTGACGAATCAGTATTTCGACTATTGCAGAAATTGTTGGCTTG GAATTATTATTGATGATTACCGAATGCTTGTCAGCTATTATATGGTTTTCATGCTAGCTTGCCTCAAACTTCGTGCCGATCATCTGGTCAGTTTATCTGGGTCTCACACATACCGTCAAATGATGTCTCAGCGAAAAAATGCATCAGTTTGGAGGGATCTATCATTTGAAACTAAGGGCATGTGGACTTTTATCGACTACCTGAGACTTTACTGTTACTGTCATTTACTGGATATTGTTCTCGCGTTGATTCTTATTACTGGAACACTCGAGTATGATATTTTGCACCTTGGTTACCTCGGCTTCGCTCTGGTTTTCTTCCGGTTGAGGCTTGAAattttgaaaaagaagaacagCATATTCAAGTTTTTGCGCATCTATAACTTTTCCCTCATTATTCTCACTCTCATCTATCAATCTCCTTTCTTAGGAGGTTTCAATGAAGGGAAGTGTGGAACGATGGACTACATATATGAAATGGTTGGGTTTTATAAATATGACTACGGGTTCCGGATTACTTCGAGATCTGCACTTGTAGAGATTGTCATATTCATGCTAGTTGGACTTCAATCTTACATGTTTGCCTCCAAAGAATTTGATCATGTGTGCAGATATCTTGAGGCAGAGCAAATTGGTGCCATTGTGCGCGAACAAGAGAAGAAAGCTGCATGGAAGACCGAACAATTGCAGCATATTCGTGAATCGGAAGAGCAAAAACGTCAGCGTAACTCGCAAGTGGAGAAGATGAAATCAGAGATGCTAAACCTACAACTTCAGCTTCACAACATGAACACAACTACAAACCATGGAAGCCCTACTCTTGAAGTTGAAGGtgtcagaagaagaaaaaattctccTATTCCAAATGTTGATACGCATACCAATATGTCAGATAAAGAGGGTGATAGTGTTGTCAGGATTTTGAACTCAAAAACTAATGCAGAAGTAGATCCTCTACTTCCATTAGAATTACACGGATCTCCTAAAATAAAATCTGCAAGTCAATCTCCAGTTGATTCTCCTATTCACGAGATTACTGAAATGCCTGAGATTGTGGAACTTAATGAGAAACCTGCCAAAAACTCATTTTCTGATTTGGCCAGGAAAGAGAAAGAAAGTAGGCAATCCAAGGAACACCCATTAATATCTGCAGTGCAGCTTATTGGTGATGGTGTATCTCAGGTACAAACTCTTGGAAATCAGGCAGTTTCCAATCTTGTGACCTTCTTAAACATATCCCCTGAAGAGTCGGATATGAATGAGCAATCCTCTCCAGATGATGACGAGAGTCAAAAAACAAGATTTGCTCATCTTGACCGAGCTGTTTCTCTGCATTCTGATGATGGTGACAGAACAATGTCGGAAGCCGTAAGCCGTCAAATTGGAAGGATATTCTGTTACATATGGGCCAAGATGCGCTCCAATAATGATGCTGTATGTTACGGCTGCTTCATTCTTGTGTTCCTATGGAACTTCAGTTTACTTTCAATGGTGTACCTTGCAGCTCTGTTCCTATACGCACTCTGTGTTCATACTGGACCAAGCTACATGTTCTGGGTTATTATGCTGATCTACACAGAAATATACATTCTGCTCCAATACCTGTATCAAATTATCATCCAACACTGTGGGGTGAGGATCACCTGGAGCCTACTGCCAGGTTTAGGGTTTCCTCCCGCTCCAATCACAGCTTCTTTTGTTATCAGCACATTGCCTCTCTTTCTAGTATATCTATTTACTCTTTTGCAGAGCTCCATAACTGCAAAAGATGGTGAATTGGTTTCTCTTACCGAATATACGATTTTCAAGAGAAGAATGTTCCATGCAGAAGAGGTACTTGTCAATTACAGTTTGAAGGAGAGGGCGCAGAGAATGATTTCAGTggtaacaagtttcatgaagatGGTTACTACAAGCATTTGTAGGTACTGGAAATCACTGACCCAGGGAGCAGAATCTCCACCGTACTTCGTACAGCTCACAATGGATGTTAATATGTGGCCAGAGGATGGGATTCAACCAGAGAGAATAGAATCTCGAATAAATAAGTTACTTTCAATCGTTCATGGCGAGAGGTGCAAGGAAGACAATCCTAATATGTGTCACTCTGCTAGTCGAGTTCGCATCCAGAGTATCGAAAAGAGTCAAGAGAGCCCAAAATTAGCTTTAGCTGTCTTTGAGGTAGTATATGCTTCTAGTTCGGAACAGTGCATGCCAACGGAACGGTATATGTCACTGACTCCAGCTGCTGATGTAGCGAAGGAGATTGCAAAAGCACAACAGTCGGGGCTTGTTGAAGAGATGGGATTCCCTTATCCCATAAATTCAGTGGTTGGAGGAGGCAAAAGAGAAGTTGATCTCTACGCTTATGTATTTGGTACAGATTTAGCTGTGTTCTTTCTGGTTATGATGTTTTACCAGTCCGTGATAAAAAATAACAGCGAATTTCTCGACGTTTATCAGCTTGAAGATCAATTCCCTAAGGAGTTTGTGTTTATCTTGATG GTAATCTTTTTCTTGATTGTGCTTGATCGGATTATATACCTGTGTTCATTCCCTACAGGAAAAGTTGTATACTATATCTGTAGTATTATCCTCTTTACGTACTCGGTTACTGTATATGCTTGGAACATGGATCCTTTACACCGACGAGCAGGAGGACTAGCACTTCGTGCTATCTATCTTATGAAGGCAGCTTCCCTGGTCCTGCAGGCCATCCAAATACGATATGGAATTCCTCATCAAAGTACTCTATATCAGCAGTTTTTGACGAGTGATGTTTCACGGCTAAACTATTTAGGGTTTCGTGTGTATCGTGTTGTTCCATTCCTTTATGAGTTGCGATGCGTTCTTGATTGGTCTTGCACTACCACATCTCTAACCATGTATGACTGGCTTAAG TTGGAAGATATTTATTCAAGCTTGTATCTTGTCAAATGCGATGCCAAGTTAAATAGAGCTAATCATCAACAAGGACAGAAGCAAACAAAAATGACGAAGTTTTGCGGTGGAATCTGTCTTTTCTTTGTATTGATTTGTGTTATTTGGGCAcctatgttg ATGTACAGCAGTGGAAACCCCACAAACATTGCAAATCCTATCAAAGAAGCAGCGGTTCAGATTGATATTAAGACAGCAGGTGGTAGGCTGACCCTATATCAGACGACTTTGTGCGAAAAGTTTCCATGGGAAACCCTTGATGCTTCTGTTGTTATTAATCTGGACCCACTAGCTTATCTTGCTTCATATAATGTGAAAGACATCCAACTGATCTGCTGCCAATCAGATGCAAGCTCCATGTGGCTTCTTCCACCAACAGTTCAGTCTAGGTTCTCCCAATCCCTGGTTTTGGACATGAACATTGTCTTTTCTTGGGTATTTACAAGGGAGAGGCCGAAAGGGAAGGAGGTTGTGAAGTACGATAGTCTCCCTAAGCTTCCCCCATCTCCAGCTGCAGTTCAAAAAGTGCTTAACGGTACAACAAACAGTTTCAACATGTCGCTTGTTTATCCAAGATTCTTTCGTTTGACGGGGTCTGGCGATGTGCGGGTCCTTGAACAAGTG GACCCATCCAGTTATGTCAATGGTACTGCTGTTTTGAACAATGGAAGTGTTCCCTGGTGGTCCTTCCATGATACAGATGCAAGAGATAAACGTTCCTGTGGAGGTTTGACAGGAGCCATGGCTATAATTGTATCCGAGGAAACACCGC AGGGTATTCTTGGTGAAACTCTCAGCAAGTTTAGCATCTGGAGTCTCTACATTACATTTGTCCTAGCAGTTGGTCGGTTCATAAGACTTCAATGTTCTGACCTGAGAATGAGAATACCGTATGAAAATCTTCCTTCTTGCGACAG GTTGATAGCCATATGTGAGGACATATACGCTGCAAGAGCGGAGGGTGAGCTCGAAGTTGAAGAGGTCCTTTACTGGACACTGGTGAAGATATATCGGTCCCCCCACATGCTTCTTGAGTACACGAAACTTGAATAG